The Gemmatimonadota bacterium genome includes the window AGGACGAATCCATCGATATCGGCCTCTTCTGGAACACGGAAGACGAACTGCGGGGAGACGCGGGTTATCACTGCGGCGGGCAACAGGCCACGGTGCGCATGGCTGAGCGGACCGGCCTTTCATCGGAAGACCTGGTGCTGGATGCGGGGTGCGGCGCGGGCGGACCGGCTCGGCACCTGGCGGAAGCATGGGGCTGTTCGGTGGTCGGGCTGGACCGGGAATACGACCGGCTGCTCATAGCGACCATCCGTACGCGATTGATGGGCCTGCTGGACAAGGTGCGTTTCAAGTATGGGGATGCGGCCCAGATGCCCTTCGAGGACCACAGCTTCGACGTGGTATGGAGCCAGGGAGCCTTGCCCTTCACCGGCGATGTGAATAGGATCTTCCAGGAATGTTACCGCGTGTTGCGTCCGGATGGCAGACTCGCGGTACAGACTTCTTTTTTTTCCGCCCGCCACACCGCCGAAGACGACCGGCGCCATCCCGATTTCCTGCCGATCGGGCCGCGGAATTACCTGGAACCGACCCTGGACTGCCTGAAAGCCGTGGGTTTTGACCGGGTCGAATCCGCATGGGTTGAGGAATCGGTCGCCTTCTACAGCGAAAGATACCCGAAAGCGTCCGCCTGGTTCCGCGATCGTAAGTACGGTTCATATATGGTGACGGCGAAGAAATCCGAACATTCGTGAAGGAGCAACAACATGACCACCTGGCGTGAAGTCACCTTTGCAATCGAGTCTCAGGGCGTCGCTGAACTGGTTATCGAAGGTGATCGTGCA containing:
- a CDS encoding methyltransferase domain-containing protein gives rise to the protein MESKDRQETWTQTNSLLLLGIVDLLEEKGLLDKDDFLERLAAFKDESIDIGLFWNTEDELRGDAGYHCGGQQATVRMAERTGLSSEDLVLDAGCGAGGPARHLAEAWGCSVVGLDREYDRLLIATIRTRLMGLLDKVRFKYGDAAQMPFEDHSFDVVWSQGALPFTGDVNRIFQECYRVLRPDGRLAVQTSFFSARHTAEDDRRHPDFLPIGPRNYLEPTLDCLKAVGFDRVESAWVEESVAFYSERYPKASAWFRDRKYGSYMVTAKKSEHS